Proteins co-encoded in one Columba livia isolate bColLiv1 breed racing homer chromosome 14, bColLiv1.pat.W.v2, whole genome shotgun sequence genomic window:
- the NDST1 gene encoding bifunctional heparan sulfate N-deacetylase/N-sulfotransferase 1 has translation MTVLARARRGIRQLSPQVVLLLLFAFCLLSVFVSAYYLYGWKRGLEPSGDVAGPDCDEPKVAPSRLLPLKTLKVVDSSRTDPLVLVFVESLYSQLGQEIVAILESSRFKYRTEIAPGKGDMPTLTDKDRGRFALIIYENILKYVNLDAWNRELLDKYCVEYGVGIIGFFKANENSLLSAQLKGFPLFLHSNLALKDCSINPKSPLLYITRPSEVEKGVLPGEDWTVFQSNHSTYEPVLLAKTKSAESIPHMSVDAALHTTVMQDLGLHDGIQRVLFGNNLNFWLHKLVFVDSVSFLTGKRLSLPLDRYILVDIDDIFVGKEGTRMKVEDVKALFDTQNELRTHIPNFTFNLGYSGKFFHTGTDAEDEGDDLLLSYVKEFWWFPHMWSHMQPHLFHNQSVLAEQMTLNKKFAVEHGIPTDMGYAVAPHHSGVYPVHVQLYEAWKQVWSIKVTSTEEYPHLKPARYRRGFIHNGIMVLPRQTCGLFTHTIFYNEYPGGSSELDKIINGGELFLTVLLNPISIFMTHLSNYGNDRLGLYTFKHLVRFLNSWTNLKLQTLPPVQLAQKYFQIFSEEKDPLWQDPCEDKRHKDIWSKEKTCDRFPKLLIIGPQKTGTTALYLFLGMHPDLSSNYPSSETFEEIQFFNGHNYHKGIDWYMEFFPIPSNTTSDFYFEKSANYFDSEVAPRRAAALLSKAKVITILINPADRAYSWYQHQRAHDDPVALKYTFHEVITAGPEAAPKLRTLQNRCLVPGWYATHIERWLNSYHANQILVLDGKLLRTEPAKVMETVQKFLGVTNFIDYHKTLAFDPKKGFWCQLLDGGKTKCLGKSKGRKYPEMDSDSRTFLRDYYRDHNIELSKLLYKMGQTLPTWLREELQSTR, from the exons ATGACTGTGCTGGCCAGGGCCCGGCGGGGTATCCGGCAGCTCTCTCCGCAGGTGGTGTTGCTTCTGCTCTTCGCCTTCTGCCTGCTCAGTGTTTTCGTCTCTGCATATTATTTATATGGGTGGAAAAGGGGCTTGGAGCCCTCAGGGGACGTGGCAGGGCCGGACTGTGATGAGCCCAAGGTCGCCCCTTCCCGCTTGTTGCCGCTGAAGACCCTTAAGGTGGTCGACTCCTCTCGCACGGACCCCTTGGTGCTAGTCTTTGTGGAGAGCCTCTACTCCCAGTTGGGCCAGGAGATCGTGGCCATTTTGGAGTCAAGTCGCTTCAAATACAGGACGGAGATCGCCCCGGGGAAGGGGGACATGCCCACGCTGACTGACAAGGACCGGGGACGCTTTGCGCTTATCATCTATGAGAACATCCTCAAGTATGTCAACCTGGATGCCTGGAACCGGGAGCTGCTGGACAAGTACTGTGTGGAGTACGGCGTGGGCATCATTGGCTTCTTCAAG GCCAACGAGAACAGCCTGCTGAGTGCCCAGCTGAAGGGcttccccctcttcctccactCCAACCTGGCGCTGAAGGACTGCAGCATCAACCCCAAGTCTCCTCTGCTGTACATCACGCGCCCCAGCGAGGTGGAGAAGGGTGTGCTGCCCGGCGAGGACTGGACCGTCTTCCAGTCCAACCACTCCACCTACGAGCCCGTCCTCCTGGCCAAGACCAAGTCAGCTGAGTCCATCCCGCACATGAGCGTGGACGCGGCGCTGCACACCACCGTGATGCAGGACCTGGGCCTCCATGATGGCATCCAGAGGGTACTTTTTGGCAACAACCTCAACTTCTGGCTGCACAAGCTGGTCTTTGTGGATTCTGTCTCTTTCCTGACGGGCAAGAGGCTGTCCCTGCCTCTCGACCGCTACATCCTGGTGGACATCGATGACATCTTTGTGGGCAAGGAGGGCACGCGCATGAAGGTGGAAGATGTCAAG GCACTGTTTGACACACAAAATGAGCTTCGCACTCACATCCCGAACTTCACCTTCAACCTGGGATACTCAGGGAAATTCTTCCACACGG GTACTGATGCTGAGGATGAAGGTGACGATCTGCTGCTCTCCTACGTGAAGGAGTTCTGGTGGTTCCCTCACATGTGGAGCCACATGCAGCCTCACCTCTTCCACAACCAGTCAGTTCTCGCTGAGCAGATGACCTTAAACAAGAAATTCGCTGTC GAGCACGGCATCCCTACTGACATGGGGTACGCCGTGGCCCCCCACCACTCGGGTGTGTACCCCGTCCATGTGCAGTTGTACGAAGCTTGGAAGCAGGTTTGGTCAATCAAAGTGACAAGCACGGAGGAGTACCCTCACCTGAAACCCGCTCGCTATCGCCGTGGCTTCATCCACAATGGCATCATG GTACTTCCCCGGCAAACCTGTGGCCTTTTCACACACACCATCTTCTACAATGAATACCCTGGTGGCTCCAGCGAACTGGACAAAATCATCAACGGGGGTGAACTGTTCCTGACAGTGCTCCTCAACCCT ATCAGCATCTTCATGACCCATCTGTCTAATTATGGCAATGACCGCCTGGGCTTGTACACCTTCAAACACCTGGTCCGCTTTCTCAACTCCTGGACTAACTTGAAGCTGCAGACGTTGCCACCTGTGCAGCTGGCACAGAAATACTTCCAGATTTTCTCTGAGGAGAAGGACCCACTGTGGCAG GATCCCTGTGAAGACAAACGGCACAAAGACATTTGGTCCAAAGAAAAGACCTGTGACCGATTCCCGAAGCTTCTAATCATCGGTCCTCAAAAAACAG GAACAACTGCCCTTTATCTCTTCTTGGGGATGCACCCAGACCTGAGCAGCAACTACCCCAGCTCAGAGACCTTTGAGGAGATACAGTTCTTCAATGGACACAACTATCACAAGGGCATCGACTG GTACATGGAGttcttccccatcccctccAACACCACCTCAGACTTCTACTTTGAGAAAAGTGCCAACTACTTTGACTCAGAAGTGGCTCCCCGGCGAGCCGCGGCCCTGCTCTCCAAGGCCAAAGTCATCACCATCCTCATCAACCCTGCAGATCGAGCATACTCCTGGTATCAG CACCAGCGAGCTCATGATGACCCGGTCGCCCTGAAATACACCTTCCATGAGGTGATCACGGCGGGACCTGAGGCTGCTCCGAAGCTCCGGACCCTGCAGAACCGCTGCTTGGTGCCGGGCTGGTACGCCACCCACATCGAGCGCTGGCTGAACAGCTACCACGCCAACCAG ATCCTGGTTCTGGATGGCAAGCTGCTCCGAACAGAACCCGCCAAAGTGATGGAGACGGTCCAGAAATTCCTCGGAGTGACCAACTTCATCGATTATCACAAGACCTTGGC GTTTGATCCGAAGAAAGGGTTCTGGTGTCAGCTGCTggatggaggaaaaacaaaatgcttggGAAAGAGCAAAGGGAGGAAATACCCCGAGATGGATTCGGAT TCGCGCACCTTCCTGCGGGACTATTACAGGGACCATAACATCGAGCTCTCGAAGCTGCTGTACAAGATGGGGCAGACGCTGCCCACCTGGCTGCgggaggagctgcagagcaccAGGTAG